Proteins from a single region of Hirundo rustica isolate bHirRus1 chromosome 1 unlocalized genomic scaffold, bHirRus1.pri.v3 SUPER_1_unloc_2, whole genome shotgun sequence:
- the LOC120766051 gene encoding NAD(P)(+)--arginine ADP-ribosyltransferase 2-like, producing MTVATVTTTVVALDMALDSFDDQYRGCRHAMTQLLPALEHSEFQKNPQLARLWVEAAERWQRRGPPVTPLSPAQAIALMTYTTKDVSKEFNAAVRVAGRSRREYRHNFHFKALHFLLTDALATLRDARGPRCHHVFRGVRGLRFQARPGDTVRFGRFTSTSLRKEIAQQFGTDTVFQVQTCQGVDIREFSSSPGEEEVLIPPFETFRITGVSQEGDRAQIQLRSTGTFSKYSCEWLRRGSLPRNSPHLGGLLLATVAMAVVTGTL from the exons ATGACTGTGGCCACCGTGACCACCACGGTGGTGGCCCTGGACATGGCCCTGGACTCCTTCGATGACCAGTACCGGGGCTGCCGACACGCCATGACCCAGCTGCTGCCGGCCCTCGAGCACTCTGAGTTCCAGAAGAATCCTCAGTTGGCCCGGCTCTGGGTGGAGGCCGCGGAGCGGTGGCAGAGGCGGGGACCCCCCGtgacccctctgtccccagcgcAGGCCATCGCCCTCATGACCTACACCACCAAGGACGTGTCCAAGGAGTTCAACGCGGCCGTGCGCGTGGCCGGGCGCTCCCGCCGGGAATACCGCCACAACTTCCACTTCAAGGCgctgcatttcctgctgacCGACGCCCTGGCCACGCTGAGGGACGCTCGGGGCCCGCGCTGTCACCACGTGTTCCGGGGGGTGCGCGGGCTCCGGTTCCAGGCGCGGCCCGGCGACACCGTCCGCTTCGGCCGATTCACGTCGACGTCGCTGCGGAAAGAGATTGCTCAGCAATTTGGGACGGACACGGTGTTCCAGGTGCAGACGTGTCAGGGCGTGGACATCCGGGagttctcctcctctcccggcgaggaggaggtgctgatcCCGCCCTTCGAGACCTTCAGGATCACCGGGGTCAGCCAGGaaggggacagggcacagatCCAGCTCCGCTCCACCGGGACCTTCAGCAAATACAGCTGCGAGTGGCTGCGAC GTGGGAGCCTCCCCAGGAACTCCCCCCACCTCGGGGGGCTTCTCCTGGCCACCGTGGCCATGGCAGTGGTCACCGGAACCCTCTGA
- the LOC120766037 gene encoding erythroblast NAD(P)(+)--arginine ADP-ribosyltransferase-like, with translation MAPLAHTLALLAMTLATAAIDEEWMDMAPNSFDDQYRGCGPAMTAALPALNRSEFQDNPVFAQAWLKAVAEWQRKGSPVSPLSSSAQAIAVMAYSMKYVYRPFNEAVREAGSSPEEYRDNFHFKTLHFLLTQALVKLREDQNAPCRNVFRGVHDVCFMARRGQRVRFGHFTSTSLSRKVAEDYGTDTVFQVYTCHGVDIQAFSYDRGNREVLIPPYETFEVTKVTRKGDKAEIELSSTGTYSKYNCEWLRGDTTGDSLGDEDTRRGDGATHGGSVPLAPFHLGGLVLATTALAVATGIL, from the exons ATGGCCCCCCTGGCtcacaccctggcactgctggcaatGACCTTGGCCACTGCAGCCATTGATGAGGAGTGGATGGACATGGCCCCAAACTCCTTTGATGACCAGTACCGGGGCTGCGGCCCTGCCATGACCGCGGCGTTGCCGGCCCTCAACCGCTCTGAGTTCCAGGACAATCCTGTGTTCGCCCAGGCCTGGCTTAAGGCTGTGGCTGAGTGGCAGAGGAAGgggtcccctgtgtcccctctgtcatCCTCAGCCCAGGCCATCGCTGTCATGGCCTACTCAATGAAGTACGTCTACAGGCCGTTCAATGAGGCCGTGCGCGAGGCCGGGAGCTCGCCCGAGGAGtacagggacaacttccacttcAAAACgctgcatttcctgctgacCCAGGCCCTGGTGAAGCTGAGGGAGGATCAGAATGCGCCGTGTCGCAACGTGTTCCGGGGTGTGCATGACGTCTGCTTCATGGCGCGGCGTGGCCAGAGGGTCCGGTTTGGTCATTTCACGTCGACGTCGCTGAGCAGGAAGGTCGCCGAAGACTATGGGACAGACACAGTATTCCAGGTGTACACGTGCCACGGTGTGGACATCCAGGCTTTTTCCTACGATCGAGGTAACCGTGAGGTGCTGATCCCGCCATACGAAACCTTTGAGGTCACCAAAGTCACCCGGAAAGGGGACAAGGCAGAGATCGAGCTCAGCTCCACCGGGACCTACAGCAAATACAACTGTGAGTGGCTGCGAGGTGACACCacaggggacagcctgggggATGAGGACACCCGCCGTGGCGATGGGGCCACCCATG gtgGGAGCGTCCCTTTGGCCCCCTTCCACCTTGGAGGCCTCGTCCTGGCCACCACAGCACTGGCAGTGGCCACTGGGATCCTCTGA